In a genomic window of Drosophila takahashii strain IR98-3 E-12201 chromosome 3L, DtakHiC1v2, whole genome shotgun sequence:
- the LOC138913079 gene encoding uncharacterized protein isoform X3, producing MTNPSPIKLKRPKRDLLKYLDDYDLKKGGGRGGRGGGGGGGGRGGGGGRGRGRGGKGRGGGGGGGGAFDFDVFGYGWGMLSSFWRKRVGRRSAGCRKQNNAALLIIPSIINFMS from the exons ATGACGAATCCATCCCCCATAAAGCTTAAGCGACCGAAGAGAGA TCTTTTGAAATACCTGGATGACTACGATCTTAAAAAAGGAGGTGGTAGAGGTGGTAGaggtggaggaggtggaggtggaggtAGAGGAGGAGGTGGCGGTAGAGGAAGAGGACGAGGCGGTAAAGGTCGCggcggaggtggaggtggaggtggagcATTTGATTTTGATGTTTTTGGGTATGGATGGGGAATGTTGAGTAGCTTTTGGAGAAAGCGTGTTGGTAGACGCTCAGCTGGTTGCAGAAAGCAAAACAATGCTGCCCTTCTTATCATACCATCAATCATAAATTTTATGTCATaa
- the LOC138913079 gene encoding uncharacterized protein isoform X4: MTTILKKEVVEVVEVEEVEVEVEEEVAVEEEDEAVKVAAEVEVEVEHLILMFLGMDGEC, encoded by the coding sequence ATGACTACGATCTTAAAAAAGGAGGTGGTAGAGGTGGTAGaggtggaggaggtggaggtggaggtAGAGGAGGAGGTGGCGGTAGAGGAAGAGGACGAGGCGGTAAAGGTCGCggcggaggtggaggtggaggtggagcATTTGATTTTGATGTTTTTGGGTATGGATGGGGAATGTTGA
- the LOC138913079 gene encoding uncharacterized protein isoform X1, which yields MYFIKIVIVFIAVILIIEDVDPNGTVQYSTNKTNSSLEEVKRPKRDFWKSIASYDLKKGGRGGGSRGGGRGKRRGKGGGGGGGRRSTGCRKQNNAALILIPSMSLNMWIRIELISIPIT from the exons atgtattttataaaaattgtcatTGTTTTTATCGCTGTGATTTTAATTATTGAGGATGTGGATCCAAATGGAACTGTTCAGTACTCCACCAACAAGACAAATTCATCCCTCGAGGAGGTTAAACGACCCAAGAGAGA tttttggAAATCCATAGCTAGCTACGACCTCAAAAAAGGAGGTAGAGGAGGAGGCAGTAGAGGTGGGGGAAGAGGAAAGCGTCGCGGAAAGGGTggtggaggtggtggtggtagACGCTCAACTGGTTGCAGAAAGCAAAACAATGCCGCCCTTATTCTTATCCCATCAATG TCATTGAACATGTGGATCCGAATAGAACTAATCAGTATTCCAATAACATGA
- the LOC138913079 gene encoding uncharacterized protein isoform X2 produces the protein MRNLSKDVDPNGTVQYSTNKTNSSLEEVKRPKRDFWKSIASYDLKKGGRGGGSRGGGRGKRRGKGGGGGGGRRSTGCRKQNNAALILIPSMQNTQLLNTIAKEPCIPAENLPHESS, from the exons ATGAGAAATCTATCAAAA GATGTGGATCCAAATGGAACTGTTCAGTACTCCACCAACAAGACAAATTCATCCCTCGAGGAGGTTAAACGACCCAAGAGAGA tttttggAAATCCATAGCTAGCTACGACCTCAAAAAAGGAGGTAGAGGAGGAGGCAGTAGAGGTGGGGGAAGAGGAAAGCGTCGCGGAAAGGGTggtggaggtggtggtggtagACGCTCAACTGGTTGCAGAAAGCAAAACAATGCCGCCCTTATTCTTATCCCATCAATG caaaacacgcaacttttaaatacaattgcaAAGGAACCATGCATTCCTGCCGAAAATCTTCCGCACGAaagttcttaa